A single window of Vespula pensylvanica isolate Volc-1 chromosome 23, ASM1446617v1, whole genome shotgun sequence DNA harbors:
- the LOC122636653 gene encoding 40S ribosomal protein S16 has translation MQKKQKEPIHSVQVFGRKKSATAVAYCKRGRGNLRVNGRPLELVEPRVLQYKLQEPILLLGKEKFAGVDIRVRVNGGGHVAQVYAIRQAISKALVAYYQKYVDEASKKEVKDILIQYDRTLLVADPRRCEPKKFGGPGARARYQKSYR, from the exons ATGCAGAAA aaacaaaaagaaccgATTCATTCCGTGCAAGTCTTTGGACGCAAG aaAAGTGCAACTGCAGTTGCTTATTGCAAACGAGGCCGTGGAAATCTTCGGGTAAATGGAAGACCATTGGAATTGGTTGAACCGCGTGTTTtgcaatataaattacaagaaCCTATCTTACTTCTTGGAAAG GAGAAATTTGCTGGCGTGGATATCAGAGTTAGAGTAAATGGAGGTGGTCATGTAGCACAAGTTTATGCTATTCGTCAAGCTATTTCCAAAGCTCTTGTAGCTTATTACCAGAagt ATGTCGACGAAGCAAGCAAGAAGGAAGTAAAAGATATCCTAATTCAATACGATCGTACTCTTCTAGTCGCAGATCCAAGGAGATGCGAACCAAAAAAGTTTGGTGGTCCAGGAGCCAGAGCACGGTATCAGAAGTCTTACCGTTAA